A stretch of the Deinococcus aquaedulcis genome encodes the following:
- a CDS encoding acyl-CoA dehydrogenase family protein, whose protein sequence is MFDEFAVQDLLGPDERQVRRSVRAFCDAELLPQVGAWWDRGELPVRDVMRCFGALGLLGPTTPEAYGGAGTSHSAYGAMMYELERVDSGLRSAASVQGSLVMLPILNYGSEAQKARWLPGLASGELIGCFGLTESDGGSDPGAMRTRAVRDGDQYVLNGAKMWITNSPVADVALVWARDDEGAVRGFLVPTETPGFAAPKIERKQSLRASVTGEIVLTDCRVPADHRLPGARGLGAPLSCLSSARFGIAWGAMGALEAVLGAALDYVGSRTTFGKPLAARQLVQDKLARMATDHSLGLLLAWRLGTLKDGGTMNHAQVSYAKRNNVRAALRGARLARELLGGNGITTEYPVIRHMLNLETVDTYEGTHDIHTLIIGRHLTGHSALE, encoded by the coding sequence ATGTTCGATGAATTCGCGGTGCAGGACCTGCTTGGGCCCGATGAACGGCAGGTGCGCCGGAGCGTGCGCGCCTTCTGCGACGCGGAACTGCTGCCCCAGGTGGGCGCGTGGTGGGACCGGGGCGAGCTGCCCGTGCGCGACGTGATGCGCTGTTTTGGCGCCTTGGGCCTGCTGGGCCCCACCACCCCCGAGGCCTACGGCGGCGCGGGCACCTCCCACAGCGCCTACGGCGCCATGATGTACGAACTTGAGCGGGTGGACAGCGGCCTGCGGTCCGCCGCCAGCGTGCAGGGCAGCCTGGTCATGCTGCCCATCCTGAATTACGGCAGCGAGGCGCAAAAAGCGCGCTGGCTCCCCGGGCTGGCCAGCGGCGAGCTGATCGGCTGCTTTGGCCTCACCGAAAGCGACGGCGGCAGTGACCCCGGCGCCATGCGCACCCGTGCCGTGCGCGACGGTGACCAGTACGTGCTGAACGGCGCCAAGATGTGGATCACCAACAGCCCGGTGGCCGACGTGGCCCTGGTCTGGGCCCGCGACGACGAGGGCGCCGTGCGTGGCTTCCTGGTCCCCACCGAGACCCCCGGCTTCGCGGCTCCCAAGATCGAGCGCAAACAGAGCCTGCGCGCCAGCGTCACTGGCGAAATCGTGCTGACCGACTGCCGCGTGCCCGCCGACCACCGGCTGCCCGGCGCGCGGGGCCTGGGCGCGCCGCTCTCCTGCCTGAGTTCAGCCCGCTTCGGCATTGCCTGGGGGGCCATGGGCGCCCTGGAAGCGGTGCTGGGCGCGGCCCTGGACTACGTGGGCAGCCGCACCACCTTCGGCAAGCCGCTGGCGGCCCGGCAACTCGTGCAGGACAAGCTGGCCCGCATGGCCACCGACCACAGCCTGGGGTTGCTGCTGGCGTGGCGCTTGGGCACCCTGAAAGACGGCGGCACCATGAATCACGCGCAGGTCAGCTACGCCAAACGAAACAACGTGCGCGCCGCGTTGCGGGGCGCCCGGCTGGCCCGCGAACTGCTGGGCGGCAACGGCATCACCACCGAGTACCCGGTGATCCGCCACATGCTGAACCTGGAAACGGTGGACACCTACGAGGGCACCCACGACATCCATACCCTGATCATCGGCCGCCACCTGACTGGCCACAGCGCGCTGGAATAG
- the guaD gene encoding guanine deaminase: protein MTSVLYRATLLHTPESPFTHPDALRAHEDGGLLVSGGVIQASGDFAALRAAHPAAPVTDLRGGLLLPGFIDTHVHLPQVRVIGGLGLPLLAWLEGCALPEEARLADDTYARAVARDFLDGLLGAGTTTALVFGSHFASAVDLFFEEAARVGLRAVAGQVVSDRLLRDELHTTPERAYAEGKALIERWHGVGRALYAVTPRFSLSASEGILDACAALMTEFPGVLFTSHINENVREVEVVRGLFPGARDYLDTYERAGLVNARGVLAHNIHPSDRELGVLAERGCAVSHCPCSNSALGSGFFPLRRHLQAGVPVALGSDVGGGTGFSLLKEGLQAHFMQNLMGEAGVPLTPAHLLYLATRAGAQALGLDAQVGSFLPGQQFDAVHLSPPSGTPLDAVFRHAASPERALAAAFATGTPADIAGVWIGGGQVRARA, encoded by the coding sequence ATGACCTCTGTTCTGTACCGCGCGACCCTCCTGCACACCCCTGAAAGTCCCTTTACCCACCCTGATGCCCTGCGTGCCCATGAAGACGGCGGCCTGCTGGTGTCGGGGGGCGTGATTCAGGCCAGCGGCGACTTCGCGGCCCTGCGCGCGGCCCACCCGGCCGCCCCCGTGACCGACCTGCGCGGCGGCCTGCTGCTGCCCGGCTTCATTGACACCCACGTCCATCTGCCCCAGGTGCGGGTAATTGGCGGGCTGGGCCTGCCGCTGCTGGCGTGGCTGGAGGGGTGCGCTCTGCCCGAGGAAGCCCGGCTGGCCGACGACACCTACGCGCGCGCCGTGGCCCGGGACTTTCTGGATGGCCTGCTGGGTGCGGGCACCACCACCGCGCTGGTCTTTGGCTCGCACTTCGCCTCGGCGGTGGACCTGTTTTTCGAGGAAGCCGCCCGCGTGGGCCTGCGCGCCGTGGCCGGACAGGTGGTGAGTGACCGCCTGCTGCGGGATGAACTGCACACCACCCCCGAGCGCGCCTACGCCGAGGGCAAGGCCCTGATCGAGCGCTGGCACGGCGTGGGCCGCGCCCTGTACGCGGTCACGCCCCGCTTTTCCCTCTCGGCCTCCGAGGGCATCCTGGACGCCTGTGCCGCCCTGATGACCGAGTTTCCAGGCGTGCTGTTCACCAGCCACATCAACGAGAACGTGCGCGAGGTGGAAGTGGTGCGCGGCCTGTTCCCCGGCGCCCGCGATTACCTCGACACCTACGAGCGCGCCGGGCTGGTGAATGCGCGCGGCGTCCTGGCCCACAACATCCACCCCTCGGACCGCGAACTGGGCGTGCTGGCCGAACGGGGCTGCGCCGTTTCGCACTGCCCCTGCAGCAATTCGGCCCTGGGCAGCGGCTTCTTTCCCCTGCGCCGTCACCTGCAGGCCGGCGTGCCGGTGGCCCTGGGCAGCGATGTGGGCGGTGGCACCGGCTTTTCGCTGCTCAAAGAAGGCTTGCAGGCCCACTTCATGCAGAACCTGATGGGCGAGGCGGGCGTTCCCCTGACGCCCGCCCATCTGCTGTACCTCGCCACCCGGGCGGGGGCCCAGGCGCTGGGCCTGGATGCGCAGGTGGGCTCATTCCTGCCGGGCCAGCAGTTTGACGCCGTGCACCTCTCGCCCCCGTCCGGCACCCCTCTGGACGCGGTGTTCCGCCACGCGGCCAGCCCAGAACGCGCTCTGGCTGCCGCCTTTGCCACCGGCACCCCAGCCGATATTGCGGGCGTATGGATCGGCGGCGGGCAGGTGCGGGCACGGGCTTAG
- a CDS encoding diguanylate cyclase domain-containing protein, which produces MTSFGGGRADPAPPEAHAALLAQLAAAESALDTDPARSQALATGALAQAEALDADPVLLARALCTAAAPALFQNRYAEAQALYRRVLALEVPDASLVCRALSGLGACALRQGDYARALELFLEGLRRVPPADTFGRLRLLNNVGLVHTELGDHALALQAHEQVVALAEELGDDTHLLTGVSNIVIDRYALGEYARTLALIAAQEESARQAGLRHHALVFATYRVLCLLHLGRVDDAQGAAQALAPAVTQAEGAADWDTAAHALTVLGQVALAAGHPEDAQAPLNAALTHARHWGLRARECEALRLLSEAHRQREDWRAAYETLAAHHALERALHAEHLDRRARALRDQVQLERLRREAETQRQQLRALLEDHNTLLQDRHVLVQQASHDPLTGLLNRAQFRARAEALLAQPGQAECAVVFLDLDGFKPVNDTHGHAAGDDLLVQVAGRLRGGLRGADLVARLGGDEFAVFLTRLRHPGDAQLVATKLLDTLSRPYTLPRTGATVHVSASVGVAVTPQAGPDLGTLQRCADEAMYAAKRQGRRQVCLYVPAEGTPAP; this is translated from the coding sequence ATGACTTCCTTTGGCGGTGGCAGGGCAGACCCGGCCCCGCCAGAGGCCCACGCCGCGCTGCTGGCGCAGCTGGCCGCCGCCGAATCCGCCCTGGACACTGACCCGGCGCGTTCGCAGGCCCTGGCCACCGGAGCGCTGGCGCAGGCCGAAGCCCTGGATGCCGACCCGGTCCTGCTGGCCCGCGCCTTGTGCACAGCGGCGGCCCCGGCCCTCTTTCAGAACCGCTATGCCGAAGCCCAGGCCCTGTACCGCCGCGTCCTGGCGCTAGAGGTCCCCGATGCGTCGCTGGTCTGCCGGGCGCTGAGCGGCCTGGGGGCCTGCGCGCTGCGCCAGGGCGACTACGCCCGCGCGCTGGAACTGTTTCTGGAAGGTCTGCGCCGCGTGCCCCCGGCCGACACCTTCGGGCGCCTGCGGCTGCTGAACAACGTGGGGCTGGTCCACACCGAACTGGGCGATCACGCCCTGGCCCTGCAGGCCCACGAACAGGTGGTGGCCCTGGCCGAGGAACTGGGCGACGACACCCACCTCCTCACCGGCGTGAGCAACATCGTGATAGACCGCTACGCCCTGGGCGAGTACGCGCGGACCCTGGCCCTGATTGCGGCTCAGGAGGAGAGCGCCCGGCAGGCGGGCCTGCGCCACCACGCGCTGGTGTTCGCCACCTACCGCGTCCTGTGTCTGCTGCACCTGGGCCGCGTGGACGACGCCCAGGGGGCGGCACAGGCGCTGGCCCCGGCCGTCACCCAGGCCGAGGGCGCCGCCGACTGGGACACCGCCGCCCACGCCCTGACCGTGCTGGGGCAGGTGGCCCTGGCTGCCGGGCATCCGGAGGACGCCCAGGCCCCCCTGAACGCCGCCCTGACCCACGCCCGGCACTGGGGCCTGCGCGCCCGGGAATGCGAGGCCCTGCGCCTGCTCAGCGAGGCGCACCGCCAGCGCGAGGACTGGCGCGCGGCCTACGAGACCCTGGCCGCCCACCACGCCCTGGAGCGCGCCCTGCACGCCGAACACCTGGACCGCCGGGCGCGGGCGCTGCGCGATCAGGTGCAGCTTGAGCGTCTGCGCCGTGAAGCCGAAACCCAGCGCCAGCAACTGCGCGCCCTGCTTGAAGACCACAATACCCTCCTGCAGGACCGCCACGTCCTGGTGCAGCAGGCCAGCCACGATCCGCTGACGGGCCTGCTCAACCGCGCCCAGTTCCGTGCCCGTGCCGAGGCGCTGCTGGCCCAGCCGGGACAGGCCGAATGCGCGGTGGTGTTTCTGGACCTGGACGGCTTCAAGCCGGTCAACGACACCCACGGGCACGCGGCGGGCGACGACCTGCTGGTGCAGGTGGCCGGGCGCCTGCGGGGCGGCCTGCGCGGGGCTGATCTGGTGGCCCGGCTGGGAGGCGACGAATTCGCGGTGTTTCTGACCCGCCTGCGCCACCCGGGCGACGCGCAACTGGTGGCGACCAAGCTGTTAGACACCCTCTCGCGCCCCTACACCCTCCCCAGGACAGGCGCCACCGTCCATGTCTCCGCGTCGGTGGGCGTGGCTGTCACGCCCCAGGCGGGGCCCGACCTGGGCACGCTGCAGCGCTGCGCCGATGAGGCGATGTACGCGGCCAAGCGGCAGGGCCGGCGGCAGGTCTGCCTGTACGTGCCCGCCGAAGGCACCCCGGCGCCGTAA